The Deltaproteobacteria bacterium region GGGGCGGTCGGGATCAACGTCTCCTGGTATAAGATCATCTGTTTCAGCACGGCCAGCTTCTTCGCCGGTCTGGGGGGGGCCCTCATCGCCTATCAGGAACAGGCCATCAGCGCCGACCAAAATGCTACTTTCGGGGTAATGCAAACGATCTACCTCCTGGTTTATATGATCGTTGGCGGCGAACGGCGCTTCTCCGGACCGATTGTTGGCGCGGTCCTCCTGTCTTTGTTGGCTGAATTCACGCGATCGGTTCAGCACTATCAGCCGATGATTATTGGGGCCACCGCTCTCGCCGTGGTTCTGTTTCTACGTCAGGGTCTGGTCGTTCTTCCGATCAGGATTCTCACCCTCTGGTCCAATTCCTCATCAGGCGTCCGGTCGGCCCGGACAGGGCAGGAGTAAACCTATGGCGCTGCTTTTAGTTGAAGGTTTAACCAAGCTGTTCGGCGGTCTGGCGGCAGTCGTCGATCTGGACTTGAGACTTGACCCGGGTCAGATCATCGGCTTGATCGGTCCCAACGGGGCGGGCAAGTCGACCGTTTTAAACATGATTGGTGGAACGTATTTGCCGAACAAGGGCCGAATCACTTTTAACGGCCTGGAGATTTCTCGCCGACCGGCCCACTATCGGGCCCGGTTGGGGATCGCTCGAGTCTTTCAAGAGAATATCCTCTTCAAAGAGTTGACTGTCCAGGAAAACGTCATGGTCGGCTTCCATCTTCAACACCGGATGAGTCTTTCTGAATTTTTTCGCTTCTCTCCCAGCCGGACCGGTTATGGGGAAAAGTTCCTGGCCCAAGGCCGGGCACTGCTGGAGCAGGTCGGACTGACCGGCGACCTGGAAACTACCGCCGGCAACCTGCCCCACGGGAGGCAGCGTATCCTGAGCCTGGCCATCGGCCGGGCGACCGGGGCCCGACTGCTGCTGCTGGATGAGCCGTTGACCGGTCTGAATGCCGAGGAAATTTCCACCATGTCCGACCTCATCCGGACGATGAAGAGGGATCACGGTCTTACCTGTTTAGTGGTGGAGCATAATGTCAAGGCAATCATGGGGCTGTGCGACCGCATTTACGTGTTGGACTTCGGCTGTCGGATCGCCGAGGGGACTCCAGATGAGATCGCCCGGCACCCTCAGGTCATCAAGGCTTACTTAGGGGCTGAAGAGGATTCGGACTGGGCCGGGCGGCTGACCGCCTGAGTGCCCTGAAGGAAGGAGGAATGAACGCACTGCTTACGATCACCGATCTTAAGGTCCGGTATGGAGGAGCCGAGGTACTCAAGGGCGTCTCCCTTACAGTGGGAGAAGGCGAAATCGTGATGTTGATCGGCTCCAACGGTGCCGGGAAGACGACCACGCTGAGGACCATTTCCGGCCTGAAGCGGGCCTGCTCCGGAGAGGTACTCTTCGAAGACCGACGGATCGATTTCCTGAGCCCTCAAGATACGGTCAAGGCCGGCATCGGCCATGTGCCTCAAGGTCGGGCCCTTTTCCCCTACTTACCGGTGAAGGAAAACCTTCTGCTCGGAGCCTATCTGAGACAAAACCGGGGGGCCATCACTCGGGACATGGAAAGGGTCTTCGAACATTTTCCCGTTCTGGGGGACCGCAAGCGTCAATTGGCTGGCACCCTCTCCGGGGGCGAACAGCAAATGTTGGCCATCGCTCGGGCGTTAATGGGCCGGCCCAAATTACTAATGCTTGACGAACCGTCCCTGGCTTTATCGCCGATTTTGATCCGGGAGATCGGCCGGGTAGTCGTCGAAATCAACCGGGCAGGGACCAGTATCTTATTGGTCGAACAAAATGCCCACCTGGCCTTCAGCCTGGCTCAACGGGGCTATGTATTGGAGACCGGGCAAATCGTCGAATCCGGGTCAACGGCCGAACTAATGAGTGATAACCGGGTTAAACGGGCCTACCTTGGCAGGTAACTTGTTATTAGGCACTATAAATCGAAATTTATTTATAGAGATTTAAGGAGGAAAATCATGCCGTCTTTGAACTCTTTTGAAATTGCCCAGCAACAGGTGGACATTGCCAGTCCCTTTTTAAAGGTGGACGATGGAATCCTGGACATGCTCAAACAAACCAAACGGGAACTGGTGGTCCATTTTCCTGTAAAAATGGACGATGGAAAGACCCAGATCTTTACAGGATATCGGATCCTCCACAATCCGGCCTTAGGACCGGGAAAAGGAGGTATCCGCTACCATCCTGATGTAAATTTGGACGAAGTCCGTGCCCTGTCCATGTGGATGACCTGGAAGGCCGCCGCGGTTAACATTCCCTTTGGCGGGGCCAAAGGAGGGGTCCGGTGCAATCCTAAAGAGATGTCCCTCTCCGAGATAGAAAGATTGACCCGCCGGTTTACCTGGGAAATCGCCAGTTTTATAGGGCCGGATAGCGACATCCCGGCTCCGGATGTTAATACCAACCCCCAGACCATGGCCTGGATCATGGACACCTATAGTATCCTCAAAGGCTATTCCGTACCAGGGATGGTTACCGGCAAGCCCCTTGAGTTGGGCGGTTCGGTGGGCCGCTTAGAGGCCACGGGGAGAGGGGTTTTTATTTCCGCTCTTGAAGCGGCCCGTCATCTGGGCTTGAAGATCGAAGGGTCCCGGGTAGCCATCCAGGGTGCCGGAAATGTCGGGGGCATAGCCGCCCAATATTTTCATTCGGCCGGGGCCAAGGTTATCGCCATCAGCGATTCCAAGGGGGGCCTTTATAATCCCGATGGACTGGATCTCGTTGAGACCTTATCCTGCAAACGCAACTATCAGTGTTTTTTGACCGATGTCGTCAAAGCTGATTCGATCACCAACCATGAGCTGTTGGAGATCGATTGCGATATTTTAATTCCCGCCGCCTTAGAGAACCAGATTACCGGAGAGAACGCCCCCAGGCTTCGGTGTCGATTAGTAGCCGAAGGAGCCAACGGGCCGACTACACCCGAAGCCGATGCCATCCTTTTTGATCGAGGCATTTTTTTGATTCCCGATATCCTGGCCAATGCCGGCGGGGTTACGGTTTCTTATTTCGAATGGGTCCAGAATCTCCAGGAACTCCTCTGGAGTGAAGAGGAGGTATCAAATCGTCTTCAAAGGATCATGTCCAAAGCCTTTAAGGAAATCCTGGAGATTTCCCTGAAGGAAAAGGTCCACATGCGCACAGCGGCCTATATCCTGGCCATAGGTCGCGTTGCCAAGGCCATATCCTTGAGAGGGCTTTTCCCCTGAAACCGTCCGGGGAGAAGACATCATGGTTTTGTTCCGAGAGGGGAAGAAATGCCAAGCTGTGACCAAAGCTCCAGTAAGGTTTAAACTGGATGCCAGCGGCTGTTATCTCACGGACCTCATCACTTTTGGAGAAACGTCGAGTCTGGTCTTCACCGAATCAGGGAAAGGATGAGCCATGTTTGTTTCTTTGATCAGAATAATATGAGTTTTGAGGGGAGGTAGTAACATTTTCAGAAAGGATCTGCCATTAGGCCTGACGTGAACATTTCAGCGAAGAGCAACGATTGTTAACGATAAGGAGATTATCATGGAAGAACTTAGAAAGGGAGTACTCGGTTTTCCATCTCTGCTTTCAGTAGCCGTGGGGCTGGTGGTGGCTTCCACCACCCTGGTTTCTCTTTGCCAGGGAATGGGACTGGGAGGTTATGGCTTTATCCTGGCCATGCTTATTGCCTGGGTCCTTATGATCTTTCAAGCCTTCACCTTTAGTGAACTGGCTATCGCTATGCCCCGGGCCGGAAGTATCAGCTCCTATACTGAAGTCGCCCTCGGACATTTTCCCGCCATTATTGCCACCATCGCCGGATATATCATCGTTCAGCTCCTGGCCGGACCGGCGGAGATCGCCGTGGCCAGCATCGTCATGAAAAATGTTTTTTTCCCCGGGCTCTCCCCTACCTTGATCGGCATTCTCATGTTACTGCTTTTTATGCTACTAAACCTGCTGGGTGTTGATGTCTTTGCCAAGGCTGAAATTATTTTTACCATCATCAAGATTATTACCGTGGCCGTGATCGGAATCGTTGGGATCGTTGCCCTTGGAAATCCTCAGATAAAATATGTCGCCCCTTCGTTGGGAATAACGGACGTATTCGGTTTTGTCGCTCTCGGGGTCTGGTTACTCATCGGCACCGAATTTATCTGTCCCTTAGTGGAAGAGGCCAAAAACCCCAGAAGGGATTTGCCCCTGGCCATGATTGTCGGACTGGTTATCATCTTGTTGTTAAATCTTGTTTTTGGCATTGCTGCGGTCCGCTTTGTTCCCATGAATATTCTATCGACCTCGCCCACTCCCCATGTGGATGTCGCCTCGGCTATCCTGGGGAAGGCCGGTTTATACTGGGCCGGAATTGCCTCCTTTTTTGCCACGGCCGGCGTGATCAATACCCTTTTGGCTTCCGTCCCGAGGATGCTTTATGGCATGGCCCATGCCGGCCAGGTCCCCTCTATCTTCAAATGGCTCCACCCGCGATTCCGTACTCCCTGGGTAGGTATTATTATTCTGGGGTTTGGCATGTTTATTCAGATCTTAATCGGCATATCGACCGTGGAGACCATTGTCGTATTTATTGTTGCCTCTGCTTTTTCCTGGCTCCTGGCCTACATCATCGCCCATGTCGACGCCCTTATCTTGAGAGCCCGATATCCTAATCTGGAGCGTCCCTTTAAAACGCCCTTTTTCCCTGTACCTCAAATCCTGGGTATTTTGGGAATCATCTTGGTGATGATCTTTATTTTTCCGGATCCGAAGATGAAAATGGAAATTTATCAGTATGCCCTTTATTTTCTGGGGGGTGGCGGTATCTACGCCTTCCTCTGGTGCACCTTAAAAATGAAAAAAGGCCTGTTCAGGCCCGTAAAATATGAAGAAGCGCTGAAAGAATAAATCCTTCAATGAACCTTGATAAGAATCTAATCCCATTTCTGCGGACCGATTCGGAATATTTCATTCAAAATTTGGGAGAACCCCAGGAAAACGGGGAGGGGTTCTCCTTTCCGGTTCAAAACCTTCCTTTCTCCAGTTTTAAAATCCATTATGGCCTGGAGAAAAAATTTCTCGGAAAGATTTACGTCATGGTCCTGGAAGGACAATTTCCGGGAAAGCGGCCTTTCTCCGCTCCAGAAGACCTTGAACTTCGTTATTCCGGTTTCATAAAAAAAGGAAGGCCTTTTTTTTCCCCGCCGGGTTCCAAAGAAATGGGAAACAATCGAGATGGAGTGGACCAACTCCTGAATCAAGATCAAGGCCTTCTTGAGGAATGTTGGAAATTGGAGATCGAATTTCTAAAAATACGATTTGATCCCCAGAACCAGATTTGGAAAATTCAGGTCAGACCTTATGGCGGCTCCTTTCTTAAAATTTTACTACCTCCCCTGAAATATCATGTCATTCTGATCAAGGACCAAGCGGTGCTCATCTTTTCCGTGATGAAGAAGATAGCCCACTTATTAACTAATCGTTTCCACCGAGATTCCGGAAATTCCGGAGCCCGATGAATCACCGGAATCCTTCTCCAGACGCCTGGCCAGAAGGAAAACAGAGCTTGTTTCCGCCGTCTATTTCAATCAATCGGTTTTAGGAGGCGACACTGTGGGAATCCCGGAAGGATCTCTATTTGGTAAACCCGGTTCCACCCCTATTTCCGCTCGGTCGGATATTTTTTTCGATCCCATTCAACCCAGCCGCCTTTCAGGGCGTAGACTTTATTAAATCCCAGATGAACTAGTTCCTGTGCCACACGGGCACTGGTCGCTTCATCATCTCAAGCGCAGTAAAGAACAATGGTTTTCTCCTTGGCATATTTAGGCGCCCAGGTCTTCACATCCTCCGGATCTTCCCGAACCGCCCCTTTGATTTGTTTCATCTTCATCTTTCGATCCAATGCGATCCGGACATCAATAATCACCCAGTCCGGATTTCCAAGCATCGGTTTGAGTTCCTCTTTGCTGATTCGAGGGATATCCACAGCCCCTGCGCTTACGACCCGGACCCCCAAAACCATAAAGACCATCGCCATCCAAACCATCACCTTTTTTACCATCTTTTTCCTGCCTTTCCTGTATATAGCATCCTAAAAATTTCACCATACGTCATTTCGAGAGAATCTAAACAAAATCCAATGGCTTTCCTTATTACTTTAAAACCCATTATGGATAAAATCAACTTCTTTAAATAGGCCGGGATCCGTTCTGCCCGTTGTTTCAATTTACCCGGATCAACGGGGTGGTGGCCGAAAAATTAAAAGGCCGGACTGTTTTTGTCCTTGACCCCCTTGCCTGCCTCATTTTATACTGATTTAAATTAGGACGCTGATTTTCGCCGATACCCGCAGATAACTATTCTTTATATTCAAAATCTTGACAATCTGCGTCGATCTGCGTCCAAAAAGGAAATTCTTATACCATCCAGTTAGAAAACCTTATGTTAGAAAAGATATGACCATGGATGCCTTGCCCGACAGCATCGAACAGGTACGCAACAGAATCGAATCGGCCTGCCTGCGATCAAAAAGAAGGAAGGAAGATATCCTTCTGATCGCCGTAACCAAAACCATTCTGGTCGAACGTATCCAACAGGCCCTGTCGGAAGGATTGACCCATTTTGGAGAGAACTATATCCAAGAAGCCCAGCAAAAGATCGACTCCATCCAGCAGGGGACCTGGCATTTTATCGGCCATCTGCAAAAGAATAAGGCCAAATATGCGGTCAAACTCTTTTCCATGATCGAAACGGTCGATCATGCCGCCCTGGCTCAGGAATTAAATCGTCAGGCCTTGCAGGCCGGGAAAACCCTGGAGATTCTCATCCAGGTCAATGAGGCCGGGGAATCCACCAAATCCGGATTACCCCCCGAACAGGTTCCCTCCCTATTACAAGAAAGCCCGGCCTGGCCGGCCTTACGCATCCGGGGGTTCATGACCATGCCGCCCTATGATCCCGACCCGGAAAAATCCCGGCCCTGGTTTCGCTCGCTTTATCATTGGCAGGCAAAATGGCGGCAAGAATTCCCCGAAATGGACCTGACCCATCTTTCCATGGGCATGTCTCATGATTTCGAATGCGCCATCGAAGAAGGGGCAACCATCATCCGGGTGGGTACGGCCCTCTTTGGGTCCAGGGCGTGATGAAAACAAATGCGGATTTCGGAATTCGGAATGCGGAGTTCGGAATTAATACTCAATCCCGAACCCTGACCCCCGACTTCCGATCCCAGAAAAATCCGAAAGGAAGACTTTTATGGAAACGCTGAATTCGTTCCAGATCGCTCAGGAGCAGGTCGAAATTGCCAGTCGCTATCTCCAGGTGGATGAAGGCGTCATAGAGATGCTTAAACAGACCAAACGTGAGGTGATCGTTCATTTTCCGGTAAAAATGGATGATGGCAAGATGCGGATCTTTACCGGTTACCGGGTGGTCCATTCTCCGGCCCGGGGCCCGGCCAAAGGCGGGATCCGCTATCATCCGGATGTGGATCTGGATGAAGTCCGCGCCCTGGCCATGTGGATGACCTGGAAGACGGCCGTAGTGAATATCCCTTTTGGAGGGGCCAAAGGCGGGGTCCAATGCGATGTCAAGGAAATGTCCTTAAAAGAAGTGGAAAATATGACCCGGCGCTTCACCTGGGAAATTGCCCCTTTTATCGGGCCGGAGAGTGATATCCCGGCCCCTGATGTCTATACCAATCCCCAGGTCATGGCCTGGATCATGGATACCTACAGCATTCTCAAGGGATACTCCGTCCCCGGGGTGGTTACCGGCAAACCGATCGATTTAGGGGGCTCATTAGGCCGGTTGGAGGCCACCGGGAAAGGGGTTTTCATTACGGCCTCCGAAGCGGCCCGTCTTCTCGGATTATCCATAGAAGGGGCCAGGGTAGCCATCCAGGGGGCCGGCAATGTCGGGGGCATAGCGGCCCAATTTTTTCAGGCCGCCGGAGCCAAGGTCGTGGCCATCAGTGATTCCAAGGGGGGCCTTTATAATCCCAAAGGTCTCGATATCCATCAGGCCTTATCCTGCAAAAAACAATACCAGTGTTTCCTGACCGACAAAGTCCATTCCGATGCGATCAGCAACCAGGAACTCTTGGAGCTGGATTGCGATATTTTGGTTCCCTCCGCTTTAGAGAATCAAATCACCACCGGGAATGCCGCAAAGCTCCAGTGCCGCATGATTGTGGAAGGGGCCAACGGACCGACCACCCCCGAGGCCGATGCCATCCTCTTTGGTCGGGGAATTTTTGTGGTCCCGGATATCCTGGCCAACGCCGGAGGGGTTACCGTTTCTTATTTTGAATGGGTCCAGAATCTCCAGGAGCTTCTCTGGAGTGAAGACGAGGTATCGGACCGCCTCCAGAAAATCCTGTGCCGGGCCTTCCGGGAAACCCTGGAGATTTCTGAGAAGGAAAAGGTCAACATGCGGACGGCCGCCTACATTTTGGGGGTGGGGCGGGTGGCCAAGGCGGTGCAGCTTCGGGGAATCTACCCATGATAAAAGGAGCCTGAAAACGGGCCTGAATTAGGACGCAGATTTTCGCCGATATCCGCAGATCACCATTCTGTATATTCAAAATCTTGTCAATCTGCGTCAATCTGCGTCCAAAAAAAAAATTCCTATACTATCAGGTTAGTTTTTCATATCCAAACGAGGAGGTCGGTCATGAGAATCAGAAAAATTTATCTAACCAGGAATCGGTTGATCTTCACCCTGCTGTTAATCTCGGTCTGCATTGCTTTCCCCTCTTTGGCAAAGGATACTTCGAAGGGCTTCCCTCTGGTTAAACCGGAGGCGGTCGGTCTCTCTTCCGAACGTCTGGAAAGGATTGATAGCGTCTTAAAAGCCGACGTCGAC contains the following coding sequences:
- a CDS encoding ABC transporter ATP-binding protein, whose amino-acid sequence is MALLLVEGLTKLFGGLAAVVDLDLRLDPGQIIGLIGPNGAGKSTVLNMIGGTYLPNKGRITFNGLEISRRPAHYRARLGIARVFQENILFKELTVQENVMVGFHLQHRMSLSEFFRFSPSRTGYGEKFLAQGRALLEQVGLTGDLETTAGNLPHGRQRILSLAIGRATGARLLLLDEPLTGLNAEEISTMSDLIRTMKRDHGLTCLVVEHNVKAIMGLCDRIYVLDFGCRIAEGTPDEIARHPQVIKAYLGAEEDSDWAGRLTA
- a CDS encoding ABC transporter ATP-binding protein yields the protein MNALLTITDLKVRYGGAEVLKGVSLTVGEGEIVMLIGSNGAGKTTTLRTISGLKRACSGEVLFEDRRIDFLSPQDTVKAGIGHVPQGRALFPYLPVKENLLLGAYLRQNRGAITRDMERVFEHFPVLGDRKRQLAGTLSGGEQQMLAIARALMGRPKLLMLDEPSLALSPILIREIGRVVVEINRAGTSILLVEQNAHLAFSLAQRGYVLETGQIVESGSTAELMSDNRVKRAYLGR
- a CDS encoding Glu/Leu/Phe/Val dehydrogenase translates to MPSLNSFEIAQQQVDIASPFLKVDDGILDMLKQTKRELVVHFPVKMDDGKTQIFTGYRILHNPALGPGKGGIRYHPDVNLDEVRALSMWMTWKAAAVNIPFGGAKGGVRCNPKEMSLSEIERLTRRFTWEIASFIGPDSDIPAPDVNTNPQTMAWIMDTYSILKGYSVPGMVTGKPLELGGSVGRLEATGRGVFISALEAARHLGLKIEGSRVAIQGAGNVGGIAAQYFHSAGAKVIAISDSKGGLYNPDGLDLVETLSCKRNYQCFLTDVVKADSITNHELLEIDCDILIPAALENQITGENAPRLRCRLVAEGANGPTTPEADAILFDRGIFLIPDILANAGGVTVSYFEWVQNLQELLWSEEEVSNRLQRIMSKAFKEILEISLKEKVHMRTAAYILAIGRVAKAISLRGLFP
- a CDS encoding APC family permease, giving the protein MEELRKGVLGFPSLLSVAVGLVVASTTLVSLCQGMGLGGYGFILAMLIAWVLMIFQAFTFSELAIAMPRAGSISSYTEVALGHFPAIIATIAGYIIVQLLAGPAEIAVASIVMKNVFFPGLSPTLIGILMLLLFMLLNLLGVDVFAKAEIIFTIIKIITVAVIGIVGIVALGNPQIKYVAPSLGITDVFGFVALGVWLLIGTEFICPLVEEAKNPRRDLPLAMIVGLVIILLLNLVFGIAAVRFVPMNILSTSPTPHVDVASAILGKAGLYWAGIASFFATAGVINTLLASVPRMLYGMAHAGQVPSIFKWLHPRFRTPWVGIIILGFGMFIQILIGISTVETIVVFIVASAFSWLLAYIIAHVDALILRARYPNLERPFKTPFFPVPQILGILGIILVMIFIFPDPKMKMEIYQYALYFLGGGGIYAFLWCTLKMKKGLFRPVKYEEALKE
- a CDS encoding DUF3156 family protein, which produces MNLDKNLIPFLRTDSEYFIQNLGEPQENGEGFSFPVQNLPFSSFKIHYGLEKKFLGKIYVMVLEGQFPGKRPFSAPEDLELRYSGFIKKGRPFFSPPGSKEMGNNRDGVDQLLNQDQGLLEECWKLEIEFLKIRFDPQNQIWKIQVRPYGGSFLKILLPPLKYHVILIKDQAVLIFSVMKKIAHLLTNRFHRDSGNSGAR
- a CDS encoding YggS family pyridoxal phosphate-dependent enzyme, translating into MTMDALPDSIEQVRNRIESACLRSKRRKEDILLIAVTKTILVERIQQALSEGLTHFGENYIQEAQQKIDSIQQGTWHFIGHLQKNKAKYAVKLFSMIETVDHAALAQELNRQALQAGKTLEILIQVNEAGESTKSGLPPEQVPSLLQESPAWPALRIRGFMTMPPYDPDPEKSRPWFRSLYHWQAKWRQEFPEMDLTHLSMGMSHDFECAIEEGATIIRVGTALFGSRA
- a CDS encoding Glu/Leu/Phe/Val dehydrogenase; protein product: METLNSFQIAQEQVEIASRYLQVDEGVIEMLKQTKREVIVHFPVKMDDGKMRIFTGYRVVHSPARGPAKGGIRYHPDVDLDEVRALAMWMTWKTAVVNIPFGGAKGGVQCDVKEMSLKEVENMTRRFTWEIAPFIGPESDIPAPDVYTNPQVMAWIMDTYSILKGYSVPGVVTGKPIDLGGSLGRLEATGKGVFITASEAARLLGLSIEGARVAIQGAGNVGGIAAQFFQAAGAKVVAISDSKGGLYNPKGLDIHQALSCKKQYQCFLTDKVHSDAISNQELLELDCDILVPSALENQITTGNAAKLQCRMIVEGANGPTTPEADAILFGRGIFVVPDILANAGGVTVSYFEWVQNLQELLWSEDEVSDRLQKILCRAFRETLEISEKEKVNMRTAAYILGVGRVAKAVQLRGIYP